ACAAGTAAACGGTGCTTACTGCAAGATTGCTTCAAGATAATGCTTTATTTCAGAAGATCTTGCATTGCTTGTAGATTTTAtaagcagcattttatttttgtctgaaacaaatatattgttCAAGCTTTTTGACGGGGATGGATCCTGAATCCAAACaagtcatgtttttatttgtgaacatGTACCTGTCAAGTggcactgcaatttttttttttttatgatcaaaTTGATATTACAATCCCATATATAAATAAAGCCTCTGGTCTTAAGTGAGTCTTTGAATAATTAAGTGTATTTAACTGTCTTTCTACACAGATTTGATGTATGTATGCAAACATAACAGTGTTTGATAGCTAATTTCAGTTAATTACGTGGGTAATTACTAGTTTTCTAAAAGTGTTAGACAGCTTGAAATCacctttttaaatacacataaatCCTATTACATACACTTCTCTGACAGACTACCTTCCAATTTTGTGGTGACACTGAAAGAAACACAACCAAGAGCACAGTAAAAAGCAAACCTTGTACCTCATTCATTGTCTTCAATATTACCATATTTTGATAAATGGACAAACTCATTCTCGGGTTTTGATTGATTGTTCATTATCAAGGAGGTACATACGGTGAATAACTAATCAATAACTTGGGACTATGCACCTGTAGCTGGTTATTCaatgtgtctgtctctcagtATTTATAAAAGGAAATCTGTTCTGGTATTTAGTGGGGGGTAAGAGCAGGTGTTTAATACAGAGATGGTTCAGTACTTGTATTGCGTTACTAACCAAGACCTGCCTTTAGAGAGAAGGTCAGACAATTACCAGAACAATATGTTCTTCTACAACCATTTCCTAAAATAGATCTTGATTTATAATTAATCAGAAGtttggattattttttgtttgttattgaaatATCAAAGGACTTTGCATATCTTTTCAGCTGTGCTGTGCCATAAAAAAGGAAAACGCGCAGTGTAGCTTTTTTTTGATTTGTGCATAAATGTATGATCCCAAATCTATATATAATGCTGAAAATTTGTTCTACCCAGAAGATGTATTTCTTTGTACACTCAACACAcctgtatatttgtatgtataaacTATGTAGAGcgaaaataacataaaaatttTGTACTGCTAcaggtttctttaaaacacagtacaatactatcccacaatcccccagtgacctttTGACACAAGAACTTCTGAGGTGGGCCATGGCCCAGAGGGGGTGGGGACGGGACGGGATGACGACACAAGGTAGTGCAAGATGAGTGCTATTCAGGGTCTGAAATTGGTGGTAAGTGACTAGTGTATTACTTAATTGGACTGCAAAGTAGATTCTAGTTTCCCCACACACCCATCAactgctgctatatatatatttcattggaGTTGTTaacacaatcattttttaaatgttactgaaaATTGCTATATCTTAATGTAGAGATGAATTAACTATATAACCAAGTTCAAAAAGTCCtctaacatttaaattaattatttctgcCTACAAGACATCTTGGCAGTGAAATCATCTTTCAGCTGAATAATGGTGCCCTTTCCTTCTGGCTTAACCAGGAATTCCCTCGGATGATCTTCCCATGATCTGTAACTTTCATGTTAAGattgatgttgtgtgtgtgtgtaaaaaaaaaaaaaaaaaaaaaaaaaaaagttcctagTTTTGTGGGTTTGTGTTGCAAACTTAACGTTACTGTAACatttttttgcaattaattttataaatgtgGTGATACAACTTATTTTCTTGTTTGTGAAATTTGTGAAAAAGTGCTGGATACTACTTCAGCTACAAGTAAACATTTTTCTggttaaaacatacatttaaggTCAGACTTTGAGTTCCAATGTACAACAGAGTAAACAGATATCCTTATAGTAATTACTGTACATATGACAAACACATTCTTCAGCAGCAACACATATTTGTGGAAAGACTGAAAGCATAAAGATAATCTTACCTTCCTGCCACTGCAGAAAAATAAGGGTTGAAGGAATTCTGTGCACCATGTTGTTGATGCAAGAGGGAAACTGCAAAAACTGGTTCAGATATCTGTATGAGTTACAGCATATTTAATATTGATACTATGACTGTTGCATACCTATTCAACCATGTGATACAGTCCATTtacaaatgtaaatactgtaaactatTTCCCATCATTCATTGTGTTTCTTGCACTGTGGCTTTAAAGTGTGAACCATGTTTATTgctgttaaataatttatttcccAGAATTATAAAATATGTCCTTTACTTCATTAAAAAATAGGTTTTAACTTAATAAACATTTCctaaaaacaaatgcagctgcccTGTATGAAACTATTTAAgtggtgaaatatatatttttaaaaattgcatcaACTATGCATTGACAACAGCCTGGAagcaatgatttttatttatttatttattttatctcaatTAATCGACACATCCTACTTATAATTGTattaaatctgaaatatttgATGAGGGGTGCAGCGAATATCACCAATATGTTTTGTTGCATAGTGTATAAGAAATCAAAAAAAGCTAGGTAAGTCTGTCTGCAAAAATATACACCGTCCCTCTGCACACTGACATGCCTCACTGCAGTTTTTGCTTTTTGCTCTGAAATGTAACATTTAGTCTAGCGCAACACCTTTCTCaacatataaacacattttgcagGTTTTGTAGGTGTTTCCTCATgcaaggttttatataaattctAATACTTTTATGTGCCCCTTTAAATTGTAACATTTCTATTGAAAAACTGCTAGCCTATCTGATAAAACCAGATATGAAACTTTTTACTTCTGCTAAAATGAAGGCAATAGAATCATACAGCTATCGGAGGGGGCTCGGCTTTGCTATTTGTAAGAATAATTAGGCTACACCTCTTATAGATGGGACCCCACATCCTGTGGGAGGTAATCTGCCCAGTATATTAATGTCtgttataattttgttttggGGCTCTCGAATACCACCTGTGGAGACACGTAAGTTTAtctgcagccctgggcagctcaGAATACCATCAGCCGATGCCTTGTGTATGGTGTATGTATCACACTTGATTTACCTTGTTGTTGAATAAAATTTTTTGATTGAAGTTACTTGAAGAAGACTGGGTTATGATGTTTTAAGAAGAATTCAAACACACTCATATGTCATGCAACCACATGTTCTCCAAAAGTTTATGAATGCTAAAAAATATTCATACCAAACGTTCTCTAGCCTAACGGAGCAAAACTAGTTAATGATTTGAAGAATTTGGAAACTGTTACAATGTATCCACCCAGGGGTGGATAAAAGCTGGGTACCCCATATCCAGCACTCACTTTGTCTTTCACAAGAGGAAGAAACTAGTTGTGGTATCAAGATCTCAAGAAGACAGATAGACTGTGAAGTAAACTCCACTGAATGGGTAAAGTTTGCCTTTAAAGAAATTAAGCTGACATTCTTCCAAGGTCACCACTACATTTAGCCAACAATGTCTGTTCCACCTACAGTATTCATACAATGGGTTATATTAATGCTATTCAGATGGAATGGAAACAGTTGCCAGATCTATCATGTTGACTGTCAGCTATTACAGTGTGAGAGTTCAGTCAGTTAATCACAGATGCTATGAATTACAGCATATGAAGCTGAAGCAATACATTTCTTCCTAttcacaagggggggggggcagctttACAAGTTGTCAAAAGTGCATTACACCTTTTAATTACAAAAGCATTAGTAGTATTGGCAATGACACTGCAGCCCTACTGACTTCCCTAAGCGACTGTAGTACATTGTTTGGATCTGTTGGTGGTAGGACATATTCAAGCTATACTCCTTGTTTACAGAATTTGAATAATTTAGGTCAGCTTTTAATCTGTGTGAAGTTAGCtactgcttaaaaataaatatacttggCTAGATTCATCTACTTATCTTTGAGTTTTGCAATTTTAATCTGACAGTTTGTAATAAGGTATGGATTTAATTTTCATTAAAGGCACTCGCTAAATAGTGCTATCATCACACTTTTGTCCACCAATGATCTTGGAAATTCATGGCCTTGATTATTCTTCATTTCATGTTGCCAGTGGTGCAGTCTTGTTTGttatacattttcaattttatattttaattaatttgctagtaactgatgtaaaaaaacattgtgttttccTTGTGGCGGTACGGTAAATGTTTTCTAACAAGTGATGCCCCTGAATTTTAGCTTGCACTTGTGATAATAACAAATTGTTAAGGAAAACAAGGTAATCtactttaattaattaactgATACATTTACTGATAACTAGAAGTGAACTCTTAGACAAAATAGTCAAATCTGTATTAAACTATTTCATGTAGAATCGCCTAGCTTTGAGTGAACCACTATTAATGGAGTTTAGCTGTAGATCAGAACATTTCAAGAAAATCTGATCGTTCGTGGTATACAGTATGAGTGGTAGCCTTAGAAGGATCTTGGTAACCACTACATAAATAAACATGATAAGCAAGTGAGGTTCATAGTAAGCCATAacctggtatttaaaaaaaaaaaaaatgcaaaccttGCACCTCTCACTATACTATTGTCCAACGATATTTTGCTTCCATATTAGTATGCTTCAAACCCATTAACATGTTTGTTCAAAGTTAAAAAGTACATGCAATGCATATTGAATTAAACTAGTCACCAAAGAGAACTAACTAGGTAGCTTTAATATAGGTTTTATAAGCAGAGACAGTTCATTATGTGTAAAAGAGCTGGTTTTTCTTTGAGCCCTTTTGAGCCAAGACGCCAATGGACGTACTTTTAGAGGAAAGACTGAGAACACAATTACCAGAACACAGCGTCCATCTAGAACCATTTGCAAGGGAAGTATATAATAACTGGGTCTACAATGTTTATTCCTCATGCTTTCCAGAAATGTTTAAGTATGTTACCCTATCTGTAGCCAAAAACTGTGTGTACTGTAGAAATGCAAGTACAGGACATTAAAAAGACTACATTACCAAATCAATTCATGGTGCAATCTGTGCCAGGTTACATGCTTTTAACAGAGGCATTCCATTAGGATTAGTTATGTCAAGCGCTGTAGTCTGAGATTTGATGAATTTGGAAGACTTATATCCTTGTAAAGTCAATATATATTGTTTAGGTATCTTTGTATATCTAATCGTttcggaatatatatatatatatatatatatatatatatatatatttattttaaaacatggagtTTATGAAGAtactttaaattatatttgagcTCAAGTGTTACTGTATTGTAAACCTTGAGTTATTCACCATGTCATTGCATTGTTAATCCAGTTTAATTGTTGTTACAGAGTATTTAAATTACAACTTTTATTCAACAGTACCTTTTTAAATTCACAGgcaataaatgattttttttagtacttaagtaaaagaaaatgtttatgtaagaaaaaaaaaatacatttgccattagaaaaaacacaaaatgtaaagtACATACACACCTGTTACTCAGTATAAAGTAATAATGCTGCATGTATAAACatggaatgtttaaaaaaaaaaaaaaaaaacttagttgaGTGTCATTGTTGATGTCTTCGGATTGCTCAGATACTCATTATACACTGgataaactgaaagaaaaaaaacaagagttaatataatttgtttttacagtgaatATCTGACTTtcttaaaaccaaaaaatgtgtttcagactTCATTTGTAACAGTTAACATTATGTTTTAACACTTCTCAAATTGCTTTGAAATTTTGACctttcttttaaagaaattctgaatagaatttatatacaatttaaataagattTATAATAACGTGCATATTATTAGCAATTTACAAAAGGACAATGCATCTGAAAAGTTATTTAGGAAGCTGTGCCTCTCTGAGTCACTGTTTTAATACATTACATGTAGGAGTAGATGGTAAACATCAGAACTACctccaataaaataaatacataaatacaataaacaaacaaacaaacaaacaaaaacatgtctcaACCAGAAAGAATGGCTTTGGGCCTTTACCAATTCATGCTTATCACTAACTGACAGGAAAAGCATCAAGCTATTTCCAACGCAGCGGTGGGACTGACTGTTcagaaatgctttaaaaaaaacttacatcATCATATGTAAAGCTGGCCACACCCTGTTGACTCTGATCCCTTTCAGTCTGTTTACTGCTAAATCAGGCGAGAATGTTCAAATATCTTGTATCAAAATACCTTTTTGTTACTTGAAGACTCTAGAAGTAGATTATACTTTCTATACTCTGTCAAACAAAAATCTGGCAAGCCTATCCAGTattatatagtaaaataaaatgtaaatgaaagacTGCCTCACAGTGCTAATGATACTAAGTGGATTTTACCTGGTCTCAGTGTTACGATTTCTCTGAATACCGTTCTGAATCCTATCTAAAGCACTGTCTCTTTTGTTTCTTCCAGTGTTACATTAACAAGTTTTCATCCGATTTGTAGTTCTCCCAAAACCAATAACTACTGTGGTTCCAAgtcatgttcttatgttttctgtacaatgcaatacagtGTACTCTGACATAAAAATTACTCTCCTATACTTTAATAATGTTTGCCACACACCTCTGTTTAGATGGTAACGGAAGACCTATAGTATGGGCATCTTCAGTACAAACTTGCTATGCCACCCAGGCAGTGTAGAGTATTAGCTTGATTCTTCCAAACCATTACAGTATCTAGGTCTCATACTAGATAAGAGAAAATCAAtaagacaaaaatgaaaaacgTACCAGTCAGGGTCCTAAGCTTTATACAACAAGCCACATAGTCATCAAAAGCAATCATCCCGTGGATGCTAAATCGCTTTAGGATTACAACCAGAGCATTGGGATTTATATGGTAACCTACAGAAACAGAAAGTTAAAGGAAACAAGTATTAAAGTAACTGCAGCAAACAAacatgaagtaacttacaaaaaatgatggtgattaagtagattcaagaaaatgcagagtccttttcttcaatcagttgccaggtttattgaaatatgcagggagtctggtcccaggtacaggacaaacagaatactcaacattacaatgtttgcatgacattaaatacccttctgtatagatggtccacttcccctttctctgacacttaaccaatggtcaaggtacaacacattattctgttaatttagtgtgtgtgtgtgtgtgtgtgtgtgtgtagtctagtgtgacaacctctgaactcagtgcattcttcacactcctggagaaaaaaggtccataaatctgcccctttgatcccagtggcattatctctttcgatctctctgagaacctctggttccaatgccagtccctgggagccttttagcccctttatgctttgcattccaaagtcttacagcctggccctttctggtccacagcattgttatctttttagcttgcagtcaatgctgggcaagaaacttgtagacacaaggtctctatcaattgtaagcagtacatgcaatttgaaccaaacagtctgctatctggaatattagtcttttcagaaaaaaacaccagtatagctctgccagtccacatgcatagcaaactgctaatcaattctcaatccatgttttccaacaaaacaaaataaacacaaatctatAAACCCATTTTCCTTAAAATAATGACTtcaatcgcattattgaggagtttggtgataaaacgagtgatgaggagaggatttatcaatatgcacgactatgaagaggtatgtgaaaaatacagtgaacaaggggtggggcttggctgaagatacagtactgatgtcctgCTAtacagggccttttaaacctgttttactctgaaaaatattttaaacagcatgtgtaaaataaacagtgcatgtgaaaataaattggaccagacgtgcctgacaagcactggttaaatggaccgcaaagggttaatacattttctgcttttttttttttttgcaacttggTGGCAGGACTAAAGTTTGAAGTGCAGCTGACTCAAAGTTGGtcaaaaaaacaggattgcaaagGTGTGTCATTTTTGCATCACCGCACTGAAACAGGTAAATAAACAGCTGGCCTTGGCTACCACTGTAACTCATACTTTATGTAGCTCTGGCTAGATCTGCCTAAGGTTACACTCACTTACCCATGCTAGCGATCGACTGCCTCATTTCTTCAGGATCTACTGTGCCACTTCTATCCTTGTCCATAGTCATGAAGTGCTGTTTCCAGGCACTTAAAACAGCCCATAACTCCTTGAATTCATTGAAGCCCATTTTACAAGAGCAATCCCTCTTTGGCATAATGTTAAGGAACACAGCTCTAAAAATCAAGGTCTGTCAAATTTTGGTTGGAAAGTAGGAAACAGCATACTAATATTTTGAGACACTTTCAAACACCGAGTGTGTTGGTAAGCAAATACCTGCTGTACagaacttaagaaaaaaaagctaaataattcACAACTAACTAATATTATGCTTTGTTACCGATTCACAACTTTACATGTAATATAAAAGAGTattttgcttatttgtatttgcttattattgtatttacaataaaaacaactggAACACACTGTATGAGAAGATcatatatgctgttttttttatgcattgaaGACATGCTTAAAGTAGTAACAGTTTACTCTGCATGGGTTTAACATGTTATAAATTATAAACTTCTGGTTTCCATTTTTAACCACTTAAACAATACCccaacaccccccctccccaaaaaacaaaaaaaaatggaattagtgtatatccaataaacaccggaaaaacactggaaatggttaatcaattcctGTTGATCTGACCCCTTtccctgttaaataaataaaataccctccttcctgacttgtatctatcattgattcgttctgaatactttaaacccacacTAACTACTGAGAGGCAGCAAATTCCTGCATTACTACTGGAGGATTGCAAcatgcttgtgagatttaaaacatgattacaaGAAACTGAAGATTGTTCTTGCACTGAATATT
This Polyodon spathula isolate WHYD16114869_AA chromosome 3, ASM1765450v1, whole genome shotgun sequence DNA region includes the following protein-coding sequences:
- the LOC121313178 gene encoding sorcin-like isoform X2; this translates as MSYPGYPGAPAGYGGGYGGAPGAPGYGGFAGQAQDPLYPYFSAVAGQDGQIDADELQRCLTQSNISGSYKPFNIETCRLMISMLDRDCSCKMGFNEFKELWAVLSAWKQHFMTMDKDRSGTVDPEEMRQSIASMGYHINPNALVVILKRFSIHGMIAFDDYVACCIKLRTLTGTFFIFTERDQSQQGVASFTYDDFIQCIMSI
- the LOC121313178 gene encoding sorcin-like isoform X1; the encoded protein is MSYPGYPGAPAGYGGGYGGAPGAPGYGGFAGQAQDPLYPYFSAVAGQDGQIDADELQRCLTQSNISGSYKPFNIETCRLMISMLDRDCSCKMGFNEFKELWAVLSAWKQHFMTMDKDRSGTVDPEEMRQSIASMGYHINPNALVVILKRFSIHGMIAFDDYVACCIKLRTLTGTFFIFVLLIFSYLV